The sequence ttttttttaaatttatttttttttttcacaaatttGAGGACATCACCGTTAATACAAACGGATTACCACTGtatatgaaagtaaaatttcaaAGTCAATACATCAATAATTCAGTCGGTATTTAACGGTGATATGCAACTGATATCTTAAATTTACGAATAAAagtaaacataataaaattttacccaacaaaataaaaaattaaatgtataaaatcaaaacataaaaattttttactggaaataattttttttgaaaaattataacatatatatttttgtaaaaataaaaaagaaaaattaaataaaaaaattgaagataAATTTAAGAATTGTCAGTTGTTCTaaatttcttcttcaaatttgtAACGTAGTGACTTTTAATATTCATTGGTATGATGGGACACACGATGATATACTTTTCTGCTGagatttttcttaatattttatctCTTTGTAATTTGTATAGTTGGCTTTTGATTTCCATAATcagaatatataattattaatttaaataaatattttgggtcatttaaaaaaacaaataggaatattttactaatgtttaaGAATCATgcttttatttgtttttgtcAAAAACAAGTCACAAATTTCACAACACAATTACATAAACCAAATTTAAACACATTCACACTGTTACAAATAATGTGGCTATTGGCTACCAGTGATGCCTATCATTTTTTATAAATGAggttttataattagttagcggtaattattttcttaaattatatgagattcgatacttaattacatcaATAGCAGTATGACATCGATGATGTTGCTAGGCACTGGTAGTAACTTTTAGCATTTTTCTTACAAATAAGACATTTAGAGTTTGTTTTTTTCATGAACTATGACCTATGTATTATTGTACCTTTTAAATATTTCACTCAGTTGAAAATGTTCCTCAAACGATTCTTAGTGTTATAAAATGGTCGTTCTATTAAGTTTTGTCACATGTGGCAACCATAATTAATTTAGATTAATGTCATGTTAGCGACACgtgtgtaattaattaaaaaaataattttttaattaaattttacttatttttttagttttttgcttaataatttttggaaaaatataatttttattttttttaatgttaaattaCACACTAATGTGgcaatttgaatttatatccaTCTTTCAtacctaaattaattttttaaactaataattataactattaaaaaaatatgatcaCTTTTcactaaaccctaaaatacccctctcattattctcaaccatctctctcttcctcctttctctctcaaagcaaacccaaaaccaaactaAGAAAGCACCACACAAATCCAACCGAACCACCGGCGTTCCACCCAAAACGCCGATCGAGCACCACCCACGGTTAACCACTGCACTCACCCACGCTAGACCGCACCCACACTCCGCACCCAcggtatttttcatttttcatggtatttttcattttttaattgttGATTTAGGGTGAAAATGCTTTttcttgatagatttaggttctgTGATTTTTTGTGTGATTTTTAGAGTGTGATTTAGTGTATTTTCATCAAAGAAGATGAAGGCCCGATGGTAGTGGATGATGTGCCAAAACGGTGAAAATTCCAtgtggtccgatgggtccgatggtcgggcCCGATGGTGTGGCCTGATGCCCTTAATTGGGCAAAAATCTGTTCGTGGGTCCGATGGGCCCAATAGTCGGGCCCGATGGTATGGCCCGATGGTAGGGCCCGATGCCTTTAATTGGGAAAAATCTGTTCATGGGTCCGATGCCCGAGAGTTGGGCCCGATGCTCTTGATTGGGCAAATTTGTTCGTgggtccgatgggcccgatggttTTCCTGGTTCGGTGGAGATCGAGATCCCTTCGTGGATCTCCGTGGTGGTCACAACGGGTTCGGTCGGTCAAGAATGGGTGGTGGCGGTCAAGAGTGGGTGGGTGCGGTCTAGCGTCGGTGGGTGGGTGCGGTCTAGTGTGGGTGCGGTCTAGCGTGGGTGGGTGCGGTGGTTAACCGTGGGTGGTGCTCGATCGACGTTATGGGTGGAACGCCATGGTTCGGTTGGATTTGGGTGGTGCTTTAGTTTTGTTTTGGGTTTGctttgagagagaaaggaggaagagagagatggttgaaaataatgagaggggtattttaggaTTTATGGAAAAGTGATCATATTTTTTCAATAGTtataattataagtttaaaaaattaatttaagtataaaagatggatataaattcaaatttccctaataTAAATATCCACATCATAATTATATTTACCACGTGTGACAAAACGTGAGAGAATAATCAATACAACATTGTAAATAGTTCAGAGACTCGTTAACGAGTTGCGAAATTCAAGAGTTACAATCATGCATAATTCATAATTTGGAGGACAGAAATCCTAAATAGCcttataaatattgtaaatatcTTGTAAAACTGAACCAAACTGGGACAAGAGCTCTTCCTTCTTATTTAAAATGCTGGCAATACATTTGACAGCCCATCTTTACTTCCATCACGATAGCCAAGCCTCAAACAAAGTAAAAGGTCTTGGAGAATTGCCATGGCTTCAGCCAGGTAAGGATGCACACCCTTGGGATGGTAGGAGACGCCAAGAACATCCTAGCGATCACACACGAAATCATCGAAACCAAAACAAGATGATCGGGTCACCTTCGCATTAGCTTCATGAAAATTACAAACAAAAGTAGTAGTAGCCCACCCCCACATCACATTGGATATCAAGAAGTTTCTGATTGTGAACTCATTGATTCCGTTTATACCAAATACGCTATTAAAAGACCAAGAACAACTCCGTTGATAATTTAATattgagttttttttaatattttatttgagtATGTAACTTTGTTACTAatttatttatcaaaaaaaattgctattaataatttgaatttaatatatcatataGTATTTGGACATCTTAAACTTTTGGTGTCTTAAGGGTGTGAGTGAGCAATTGGAAACCTAAAAcatttacatattatttttcttttaaatttgttaATGCTTTGGAGTGGAAACCCTAGACATGATTTTTGTTGTCACagttaaaaataatttacataattaagTGTAACAAAGATAATAATCTAAATACTTTTATCCCaaatatttgttttttatttttactttatgTAAAGATTacaatgttgttgttgttgttgttttcaaagGAATAGCATATGATGTGGTTGTTTTTCCTTTTGATTCAAAAGGAGCAGCCCTATTTGAAATTGACATAAATGTGTAAATTAAGATGCATGTATATTAagtgtaatttatttttttatttattttcttcattGAATTGATTAATATCGGTGTGAaacacaattaaaaaaaaaaaaaaaatctgccctgtacaaaatatgatatttttgtaaattattatataaaatggtattttaaaaaaaattgactttctttttgtccaaaaaagaaaaatgacacTTTTACCAAATTATATGGGGTAAGTTggaaaatgcctcttttattaatcaattaaccaaatttgcctctaattttatatttatttgaaacatacctctttttatatgtattgtacccaaaataccctgatataagagagtcacatagaGAGTATCTtaaagtgacaggggcaaaattggtataatgtttaaaaaaaagaagtaaaaatgatagactttaaaaaagaaggtaaaaatgaaagaggacaatataaaaagggtatagagtataatttcctcaattttatatGCCTTTCGAGTTGGGGCGCGTGACCCAGTTATGCTTTGGGCCGATCCTCTTTTATTAGATATGTCgacattttttcttaaaattatttcataaataccaaaaagtaataaaaagtttacatttttactaatctacaattttttatttttacattcgtacagattttaatatatatatattttttttttaaaaaaaaaataagagcaaAAAAATcctcaaaaatattaaaaaaaatggattttataatattaactCTTTTTCTTTCTAACATGCACTCACTTAATCTATCTTGAAGGCATTATATTGTAtacctattttattttacttgtttTGATTCTTACCtctattttcattttctttaagatatacccacttttatatATGATATCTCTATTAGACCACTtaagttaatgtaaattatagGCTAGATTTAGAGTATATTAGGgaaccaacttaaaaaaatgaatatattttaattaaatataatataaatgtatttttattaataaatacaaaaaaaaataaatatttttcaactcGGGaccacactattttttttttataataaatttttctttgtatatatgtattattatttatttttatttttttttttgacaaagtgattagaatcactcatgaatttacgacgcccacgtccgccaccggcgctggaacctcctcgaaccaggatagctcatcgtctaaccgcagagcatgctttgccaagccATGGGCCGCTAAATTCTCAGAgcgagccacatgggacaaaactgctcccggaaatttagacaataaagctataacatcttcaaacaacgcTCCTAACTTGTTGAAATACATCTCCCCATTGTTGATAGTCGTCACCAAAGCTAACGAATATGAATAAACTGAAAACAAATCAAAAaccaaataattttattagaaaataatcaatccgatcaaaacactcaaaactcaaaaattgaaaaactagATCCCCATGTAAAATACTAAAACTAGCCAAAGGGAGaccctttggctagtagcaACTTAACTCTTGTATTttacttcatcatcatcttaggattactatcCCTTACTAAGACCCTAAAACCtaaaaattttgatatgtaatcTAGTAATAACAAAAATCCTGCAATGCTCCAATCCATAGGATATCAAAAGTTTACTTTAAAAATTATCGCAATAATAAGGTAAGCAACGAATAATGTacctaaaattatatatgtattatttaaatatataaaaaataaagaattaacttttggtatagaaaaaaaaaattgtgttaaaATTATACTTGTTTAGTGTTCAACTTAACACCTGGTATGCTTTTTCTATAAAAACTAACACATATTTTCATACAAAGTTTATCTGCAAAAGTacctaaaatatatattatactattattttgttatcttaagtagaaaataaaatacaacacTATGTTGTAAATtacttcatatattttttttttcaacaaataaaaattccaTAACTATATATTTGTAGTTTATTCAACCATTTTTACAAGCTCATAAGGAATACATCCAAAACTAGGTACACATTTTCCTAGCCTAGGCTAAATATCAAACAACACCATGAACACTACAAGGCATATATAATTAAGGcctaattacattttaaatctcaaaactatatctataaataaactCAATCAACAAGCCAATTGATCTCTAAATGGTGAGATCTCTTCAAAGATAGGTAGTCTTCTAGATCTAGAGGGTGTCCATTGATGATTCATCCATTGATCAAGCCCTTCAAGAAAAGCATCCTCAATTTTCAACCCTAAAGAATTTGATGAGGATATGAGTATTGTACTTGATGACTTGCATTTTTCAAGTTCCTTGACAAGTTCCTTGACTCGTTTTATTGATTTCGGTTCATCTGATCCTAACAGCTTGCGCTGCAGGACTAGATCAACAACGGCTTGTGCCTCAGTGTAGCGTGCTTGCTTGATGAGGCACATGCACATGTTGCAAGCTTTGTTTGCGTCGGGATCGATTGTTTGAGCTTTATGGTAAACTACTTCGGCTGCTTGATAGTTTCCTTGTTGCATATAGGCCCAACCTAAGTTACCCTGTGTGCCAAGTAATTGTAAAGGAAGATTAATTTAAGTTAAACAAGATAAGTTACAATAGCTAATTCAACTACATCAAGCCATCTTTCAAATTGatcaagaacaagaaaaataaaagacttTGGAATTGTTGATggttaaatttaataataaacatatataaaccCTCCACTAAAATCATATCAAACACATTacattggtttatttttacattcCCATTCTCAAAAACTTAAACTCCCATAACAAACACCTGTTAGTGTCACTAAAGCAgttgaataataaatttaaactaATGTAAACTATGCAGGGCCGGTTCTGAACTTTAGTGGgtcttaggaaaaaaaaaattgggcctttatttgaaaaattatatgtacTTAGCGCGGGCTTAGCCCGTTTTAGCTTAGGGCCGATCCTAAAACTATGTGGGCCTATTTGGCCGGGCTTAAACTTCAGCGTTTAGCTTTTCGAGAAGCAAGCCAGTTCTTTTTGTGAACCCAACTAGTTGTAGTAGTGTTTAGTGAGTTTTGAAAACccgaaaataacttttaaaagcGCAGCTAACCAGTCTACGAGAAGGGATCAAAAAGTAAAAGCATTATTAGTGTGagtgaaattttaaataccaaTATTCTTGAAGTCTCTTGCTTAATGGTGACTTGAAACTTCCTTCCATGAGAGCGTGCTGTCTTTGTTGGCTTACCATTGAAAGCCTCTCCTTGGTAAATCATCCTAAGCTTCTGTTTTAGTAGCTCTATTTGTTCCTCAACTCTTCCACATTTctgttaataatattataaacacAATATCGATATTAGAATATCAAAATGCAATACAACATTCTTAAGAGTCTTATTTCCTCTTTCAGAACATTTTAATGTGGTAGTAATTAGTAATTAACCTTGTACAAATCAATAAGGACATTATCAAGAGATTCTTGAGCTTGTTTTGAACACTGATTTCTAAATGATTTTATGGCTTCAATTGCTTCTTCAGCTCTATCTTGTTGCTTCATAACAATTGCCATGTCTTTCAAGGCACTATCTACTCTATCTCCTGCATTTATTGCCTCCCAAAATAATACTATGGCTGCATTTGGATCCTTCTCAACTAACTGTATTCACATGAAAATAAAGATATTAATTAGGCCCCCCAAAAAATTAATCATCAATTTGTTTACATGTtcatgcaaattgaatttcaactgtttttttttttagcaaaatcCAAGCAAATACACAAACAATAcactttttctttgttgttccCACTATTATTGTGTTAGTCTATATTGTTAGTGATCTATAATTAATGGGTTTAGCATTGTGTGCGTAAAGTTTAGTTGAAGCAAAAGTGCAGATTTTTCACGTTTACTGAAGCAGGTCGAGTCTAACTAAGATTATGTAACTAAATCCTTTTCCTAactctatatatacatattggtTGTAGACTTTTGataattagataaataaaaacGGCTTTTGATTTAAAGACATAACAAAAAAGACTTAATTGATAATATTGCACTTTTAAATTATAGTAATTATAATGTATCAATCAAATATGTTTACTTAATTATTATCTATTGTAAATTAAATTATGTTCAAATTTTGTATTATGAATTTATTTGATAAGAAGAACCcatatcataaaaaataaaaaataaaaagccaGAAAATAAGAATTAGCCACAACAAAAGATCTGTGGAGTGGAACTGCCTACTACAATTATTGTACCTATGTATAATGTACTTCTAAATTTTACTTAATAGTACTAGCAAATAaggatataatttatttttaagatagtaataaaataaagtgaataTTCTAGTTTTGTAAaagaatagtaataataataatgtgaaAAAAGTGAAATTTGATTTGAGTgcaaagaaatataaagttttgagTTAAAGTTTG is a genomic window of Cannabis sativa cultivar Pink pepper isolate KNU-18-1 chromosome 9, ASM2916894v1, whole genome shotgun sequence containing:
- the LOC115724089 gene encoding protein SULFUR DEFICIENCY-INDUCED 2; this encodes MMMTMNRRKSTEIAISTAFHVLHKLPPGDTPYVRAKHLQLVEKDPNAAIVLFWEAINAGDRVDSALKDMAIVMKQQDRAEEAIEAIKSFRNQCSKQAQESLDNVLIDLYKKCGRVEEQIELLKQKLRMIYQGEAFNGKPTKTARSHGRKFQVTIKQETSRILGNLGWAYMQQGNYQAAEVVYHKAQTIDPDANKACNMCMCLIKQARYTEAQAVVDLVLQRKLLGSDEPKSIKRVKELVKELEKCKSSSTILISSSNSLGLKIEDAFLEGLDQWMNHQWTPSRSRRLPIFEEISPFRDQLAC